The genomic interval CTAGTTTGCACTCTTCGGACATGGTGCCCGCTCGGGTGGATGGTGCAAAAGCAACAGACAAAAACTGGCTTCGTCCATCCACTGACAAAGCGCCGCGCATGCAAACTCAGCGTGATGCCTATGGTTTTCGCTACGCAGCGATTCGCCGCCCAATCCATAACGCGGCGACGCATGACTATGTGCGTTCGACGGTGTTTGTTGCGCCTGCTTCGGCCTTAATTCCTCCCAATAATTTGTACAACGTCGCCAACATCAATACGGCCATTGACGATACACATACAGCGTTTCATTTCATTGCTTGGGGTGACCCCGCCAGCACGCCTGAAACAGCAACATGGCGCCAATTTTTGTCCGCGCAAGTAGGGGTCGATGTGGATGCGCAGTTCAAGCCTGTACGCACTGTTGCGAACGATTTCATGCAAGACCGTCAAGCGATGAAGGCCGGCAACTTCACTGGCATTCCAGGTATTCCTAACCAAGACATGGCGATGTGGGTGACGATGGGACCCATTGCAGACCGTACCCATGACCGTTTGGGCGCTAGTGATTTAGCGATTGTGGAATTTCGCCGACAAATGTTGGAGGCCGTTCAAAGCTTTATGAAAGGCGAACCTCCTATTGGGGTTGGCCCGCTTCGTATTCCAAGCACGATGTGTTCCTATCAAGCCGTCGTCCCCAAAGAGGTGGACTGGCGAGAGCACGAGGCAAAACCCGTTTAATTAAAAAAACAACCAGGAGACAAACCATGAATTTCAACAATATTTTCCGTCGCCGTGTATTGCAATCTGTTGTGCTGGCGGTGGCTGCTGCAAGTGTTGGATCTGCTGCATTTGCGCAGGCGTATCCCAACCGATCCATCAAATTCATCGTGCCGTACTCGGCGGGCGGGTTGCCTGACACTGTGGCGCGTATTTACGCGCAACGCTTAGGCGATCGCTTGGGTCAGCCTGTGGTGGTTGACAACAAACCTGGAGCGAACGGTGTCGTGGCTGCACAAGCCATGGCTGCATCGCCAAAGGATGGTTACACCTTTTTAGTCACTGATGGTTCGATGTTTTCCATCAATCCATCGCTCTACAAAACCATCAGCTACGACTACAAGCGTGACTTTGTTCCCGTTTCTTTGGCCGCGCGAGCACCTTTGTATTTGGCCGTTCACCCCAAAACACCGGCCAACAATTTACGTGAATTGATTGCGTTGGCAAAGGCCAAGCCTGGCACATTGACTTATGGGTCTTCTGGCATTGGCAGCACGCACCATCTGAGCATGGAAGCGATGAAAGCGGCTTTGTCGTTGGATATCACGCACATTCCATTCAAAGGTACTGGCCAATCTGTACCTGCGTTGATTGGTGGTCAAGTCGAGATGTTGTTTTCTGCTTTGCCGTCACTGTCTGGCTTTGTCAAGTCGGGTCAGGTGCGCTTGGTCGGCAGTAACTCAGGCAAGCGTTCGGCTCAAGAACCTAACGTCCCCACCATTGCCGAAGTGATTCCGGGTTTTGACTTTGCACCCATTGTGGGTGTGTTGGCCTCCACGGGAACACCACAGGCAGCGATGGACCGTATCAGTGCTGAAATGGCGTTTGTCGCTAAGCAACCCGAAACCATTCAAATCTTGAGCAATGCTGGGATTGAGGCTATTGGCGGTAGCGCCATTGACTATGCGCGTGCAATTGCAGACGAAAACGAGCGCCTTGGCAAAGCCGTCCAAGCCGCAGGCATCAAACAACAGGAGTAATGTGTGAGTCGATTGAAACTGAGCTTTGCGTGTTGGAACTACGACCGAACCCGTGCTTTGATGGATGGCACGGTGCCTGTCGATGGCATTGACTTGAACTATTTGAATTTGCCTGTGGAAGAAACCTTCTTTCGCATGGCTCGGTTTCAAGAGTTTGATGTGGCAGAGATGTCGTTGTCGTCTTATTGCGTCACGCTGTCCAAACCCGAGCGTCCGTTTGTCGCGTTGCCTATTTTTCCATCCCGCTTCTTTCGTCACTCTTGCATTTATGTGAATGCCAACAGCGGCATCCATGAGCCGAAAGATTTGATTGGCAAACGTATTGCTAGCCCTGAATACCAAATGACAGCGCCGGTGTGGATTCGTGGCATCTTGTCTGATCATTACGGTGTGCCCGTGGATGCGCAGCCGTATTTATTTGGCGGTGAAGAAGAGTCGGGACGTATCGAAAAGATGAAGCTGCAATTGCCGCCGAATATTCAAGTCAACCCCATCGGTCCCACGCAAACCTTGTCAAAGATGTTGCACGATGGTGAATTGGATGCGCTCTACACCGCGCGCATGCCATCTTCATTTCTAAAAGGCGATGGCAAGGTCAAGCGTTTGTTTGAGAACTATGTCGATGTCGAGCGTGCTTATTACCGTGAAACAGGCATTTTTCCAATCATGCACACGGTGGTGATTCGCCGTGAGGTGTATGAAGCAAACCGTTGGATTGCGCAATCGTTGACCAAGGCTTTCATTGAAGCGCAGCGCCGCACGTATGACGACTTGTACGAAACGGCTGCACTCAAGGCGATGCTGCCTTGGTTAACGGCACATGTGGAAGATGCACGCCGTGAGTTTGGTGACGACTGGTGGTCTTATGGCCTTGAGAAAAACCGCAAAACACTAGAGACCTTTACCCGCTATCACCACGAACAAGGTTTGTCGCCTCGTCAATTGGATGTGGCGGAGTTGTTTGCACCAGAGTCGCTTGAAGCGTTCAAGATTTAAGTTCTTTCATAAGGAGTCAGCATGAAGAAGTTTTTTCTTAGGATGGTTGTTGTTGCGCTGAGCGTTGCATGTCCACTGGGCAGTACCTTTGCGCAAAGCTACCCAAACAAACCCATTCAAATCATCGTGCCCGTCGCCGCGGGTGGCGGCACAGATTTATTAGCGCGTACCTTGGGGCAAAAAGTGGGTGAGTTGCTGGGCCAGTCGGTGGTGATTGAAAACCGCTTGGGTGCTGGCGGCAACATCGGCGTGGAAGCTGTGACCAAAGCCAAGCCCGACGGCTACACCTTGCTACTGTCGCCGGGCACCATTGCCACCAATGTGGCGGTGTATCGCAAGCTGCCTTATGACTTGTTGAAGGATTTGCAAACCGTTACTTTGGTTGGGCAAACGGGATCGGTGCTGGTGGTGCACCCTTCGGTCAAGGCGAACAACTTGCGTGAATTTGTCGATCTGGCCAAAGCCAGCCCAGGCGAGCTGAACTACGGCACTGCAGGCATGGGTAGCCCACAGCATTTGCATGCGGAGTTCTTCAACCAACTCGCGGGTACTAAAACCAATCACATCCCCTACAAAGGGCAATCCCAAGCCATGACAGATTTGGTGGGCGGTCAACTGGCTTACATGTTCAGCCCTGTGCAAAACGCGTTGCCCTATATCCAGCAAGGGCGCATCCGCGCGTTGGCCATGGCCGCTTCGCAGCGCAACCCTAACTTGCCCAATGTGCCTTCGTTGGCTGAGTCAGGCTACAAAGGCGTGGACTTGGCCAACTGGTTTGCGGTGTATGCCCCTGCAGGCACACCGCCAGCCATTGTGAAAAAACTCAACGCGGCATTTGTGCAAGTGGGCAACACACCCGAGATGAAAGCCAAGTTTGAGAAGCTGGGTTTTGAGCCCTTCTTCACCTCATCCGAAAGCGGCACAGACTTTATGCGCTCCGAATTGGTGCGTTGGGCACGCGTCGCTGCCTATGCCGGCATCAAAGCTGAATAACGAAAACACCATGACAACACAACTCTTAGACGACTTGGCGCTGGCCAACCACATCCTGGTCAACGAAGGTGTGCTCGATGGCTTTGGCCACATCAGCGTGCGTCACCCCAACAAGCCCGATCGCTTTTTCATTGCGCGCAGCATGGCGCCCGCTTTGGTCGAGGCGCAAGACATTGTGGAGGTCGATTTAGACGGCAACGTGCACGACCCGCAAGGCCGCCGCACCTATGTCGAGCGCTTCATTCACAGCGCCATCTACAAAGCCCGCCCTGATGTGATGTCGGTGGTGCACAGCCATTCACCGGCTGTGATTCCATTTGGCGTCACAGGCGCGCGGCTGCGCCCTATTTGTCACATGAGTGGCTTCTTAGGCGCGGTGACGCCCGTTTACGACATTCGCCACAGCGCGGGTGAGAGCACCGATTTGTTGATCAGCAACCAAGCCCTGGGTGAATCGCTGGCCACTGTGTTGGGCCAATCCAATGTGGCGCTCATGCGAGGCCACGGCAGTGTGACGGTGGGTAACGCCATCCAACAAGCCGTGTTTCGCGCCATCTACACCGAGAGCAATGCGCGCTTGCAAAGCGAAGCGTCACGTTTGGGTGAGATCAATTTCCTCACAGAAGCTGAAGCGAAAGCCACGTCAGACATGAATGATTTGCACCTCGATCGCCCTTGGGAAATGTGGAAACGCAACGCACTAAAAAGGGGCTAGCAATTTAGGCCTATGTATTTTTGCCTAGGGCTTTCCCGAGGGTAACTGTCTCTAGAATGTAAAGTTCAAATTCATTACTTCAATTGGAGCTTCACATGAAAAAGCAGTTCGTTACCTTGGCTGTCTCAGCCCTCTTGGCTGGCACCGCATTTGCGCAAGCCAATGACACCCTCGCCAAAGTCAAAGCCGCAGGCAGCATCACCATGGGTGTGCGCGACTCTTCGGGCGCGTTGTCTTACACCTTGGGTGACGGTAAGTATGTGGGCTACCACGTGGAGATTTGCCAACGCATCATCGCCAACGTTGAAAAGGCAGCTGGCAAAAAACTCGAAGTGAAGTACACGCCCGTGACTTCACAAAACCGTATTCCTTTGGTTGAGAACGGCACCGTGGACATCGAGTGCGGCTCCACCACCAACAACGAAGCGCGCCAAAAGCAAGTGGCGTTCGCATTCACCACCTACGTGGAAGAAGTGCGCATTGCCGTGCGTGCCAACTCTGGCATCACATCGATTGCTCAGTTGAACGGCAAGAACGTGGCCACCACCACCGGCACCACATCTGTGCAGCTGTTGCGCAAGAACGAACGCGCCACCGGCGTTGACTTCAAAGAAGTGTTCGGCAAAGACCACGCAGACAGCTTCTTGCTGCTCGAGTCTGGCCGCGCTGATGCGTTCGTGATGGACGGCCAAATTTTGGCTGGCAACATCGCCAACTCCAAAGCCCCAGCCGATTTCAAAATCGTGGGCGAAGTGTTGAACGTTGAGCCCATCGCCATCATGTTCCGCAAGGACGACCCAGCTTTCAAGAAATTGGCTGACGACACCATCGCTGGTTTGGCCAAGTCTGGCGAACTCGCCAAGCTGTACGACAAGTGGTTCACACAAGCGATTCCTCCAAAGAACATCAAGCTTGGCATGCCTGCCAGCGATGCCAACAAGGACGCTTGGAAAAACTTGAACGACAAGCCTGTCGAAGCCTACGCTAAGAAGTAATTTAGAAAACGCAAGACATGACACTCGATTGGCAGGTTTTTCTTCAGGACGATGGCGGGGGACGAACCTACCTCGAGTGGATGTTTGACGCCTGGGGCTGGACGCTTTCTGTAGCGGGCAGTGCTTGGGTGGTGGCCATGGTGTCGGGGTGCCTGATGGGTGTTCTGCGCACCTTGCCACAAGACACGCGTTTGAATGTTTGGTTAGCAAGATTCGCCAACGCGTGGGTGGAGCTGTTTCGCAACATCCCCGTGTTGGTCCAAATTTTTCTCTGGTACTTTGTATTGCCCAAGATCTTTCCGGCCATGCAACAAGTGCCGGGGTTTGTGTTGGTGGTGTTGGGCCTAGGCTTCTTCACGTCCTCACGCGTGGCCGAGATGCTGCGCGCTGGTATCCAAGCCATGCCACGCGGCCAGCGCTATGCGGCCATGGCCATGGGCTTTACAACGTGGCAAACGTACCGCTATGTGCTGCTGCCGATTGCGTTTCGCACCATTTGGCCGCCACTCACCAGTGAGTCGATGAATTTGTTGAAGAACTCATCGGTGGCCTTTGCGGTGTCGATTGCCGAACTCACCATGTACGCCATGCAAGTGCAAGAAGAAACCTCGCGTGGCATTGAGGTGTACTTGGCCGTGACGGCGCTGTACACCGTGTCAGCCTTTGCTGTGAACCGTGTGATGGCCTTCGTAGAGCGCCGCATGCAAATCCCTGGCCTCGTGGTCGCGGGCAATGTCGGCGGGGGGCACTGAGCATGAGCGCACTCGATTTTTCTTTTGTCGAATGGGACATCTTCAACAAGTTTGTGTTGAAGGGGATGCTGTTCAGCATTGAGCTGACCATCATCGCCACCGTGGGCGGCATTGTGTTTGGCACCATCCTCGCGCTCATGCGCTTGTCGGGCAACAAAGTGCTAGAACTGCCAGCGGTCATCTATGTGAACGGCATGCGCTCCATCCCCTTGGTGATGGTGATTCTGTGGTTCTTCTTGCTGATTCCGTTTTTGATTGGCCGCTCCATCGGGGCTGAGCTGTCGGCCACGATCACCTTTGTGGCTTTTGAGGCCGCGTACTTCAGCGAAATCATGCGTGCGGGCATTCAGTCCATTCCGCGTGGTCAGGTGATGGCAGGCCAAGCCTTGGGCATGAGCTACAGCCAGAACATGCGCCTGATTGTGTTGCCGCAAGCCTTTCGCAACATGATTCCTGTGTTGCTCACGCAAACCATCATCTTGTTTCAAGACACCTCCTTGGTCTACGCCATCGGCGCCTATGACTTGCTCAAGGGCTTTGTCACCGCAGGCAAGATTTATGGCCGCGTGGAAGAGGTGTACATCTTGGCGGCCTTGGTGTATTTCGTGATTTGTTTTGGCCTCTCGGCCCTCGTGCGTCGCTTGCAAGCGCGCATTGCCATCATTCGCTAAGCGTTAAGCTGCGCTGGAGTTCATCGTGATTGAATTAAAAAATGTTTCCAAGTGGTACGGCCCCGTGCAGGTGCTGAACAACTGTTCCACCAGTATTAAAAAAGGTGAGGTGGTGGTGGTTTGCGGCCCGTCGGGCTCGGGCAAATCCACCCTCATCAAAACCATCAACGCCTTGGAGCCTTTCCAACAAGGCGAGATTTTTGTAGACGGCATCGCTGTCCACGGCAAAGACACCAACCTGCCCAAACTGCGCAGCCGTGTGGGCATGGTGTTTCAGCACTTCGAGCTGTTCCCCCATTTGTCGGTGACCGAGAACCTCACGATCGCCCAGCAAAAGGTCTTGGGCCGCAGCGAAGAAGAAGCCCACGCCCACGGCTTGAAATACCTAGAGCGCGTGGGCCTGATGGCACACAAAGACAAGTTCCCAGGTCAGCTCTCAGGCGGCCAACAACAACGCGTGGCCATTGCCCGTGCCTTGAGCATGGACCCCATCGTGATGCTGTTTGACGAACCCACCTCAGCCCTCGACCCCGAAATGGTGGGCGAGGTGTTGGACGTGATGGTGGACTTGGCGAATGAGGGCATGACCATGATGTGCGTGACCCACGAAATGGGCTTTGCGCGCAAAGTGGGCAGCCGCGTGATCTTCATGGATGTGGGCGGCAAGATTTTGGAAGACTGCTCGAAAGATGAGTTCTTCAACCACCCAGAAAACCGTCAGCCACGCACCAAAGAGTTCTTGAACAAGATCTTGGCGCACTGATTTTTTCTTCGCACCCAAGCCGCCCAACTGGTGTTGGTTTAAACATTTCAGGCGATTGTGTTTGCGTTGGCTAGCGCTAGCCGTTTGCGTAGAGCCGCAAGGGCCTCTTTAGCGAAGATGCGTTAGCACACCAATAGTCCAACCAAACTTTTGTAAGCCGCAGTCTGTGGGTGGAGGCCGTGGGCAGGTGACGATTTCTGGTACTCCAGCATGAGGAACCTGCCCACGGCCTCCGCCCGCAGCGAGCCCAGCAAAAAACAGAAGACAATTACAGACATGACGCAAGAAATCACCATCACAAAACCCGACGACTGGCACCTGCACGTGCGCGATGGCGCTGCACTCAACACCGTGGTGCCCCACACCGCCGCCGAATTTGGCCGTGCCATCATCATGCCCAACCTCAAGCCCCCCGTCACCACGGCGGCGCAAGCGCTTGCGTACAAACAACGCATCTTGGCAGCTGTGCCTCAAGGTGTGAGCTTCGAGCCTTTGATGACGCTCTACCTCACCGACAACTTGCCCGCCGACGAAATCGCCCGCGCCAAAGACGCAGGCGTGGTCGCTGCCAAGCTCTACCCAGCAGGTGCCACCACCAACAGCGATGCCGGTGTGACCGACATGCGCAAGACCTACAAAACACTCGAAGCCATGCAAAAGGCGGGCATGTTGTTGTTGGTGCACGGCGAAGTGACCAGCCCCGACATCGACTTGTTTGATCGCGAAGCTGTGTTCATCGACACCCAGCTCATTCCGCTGCGCAAAGACTTCCCCGAACTCAAAATTGTGTTCGAGCACATCACCACCGCCGAAGCCGCGCACTACGTGGCCGACAGCGACAAGTACACGGGTGCCACCATCACCGCGCACCACTTGCTCTACAACCGCAACGCCATCTTCACCGGCGGCATTCGCCCGCATTACTACTGCTTACCCGTGTTGAAGCGCGAGACACATCGCCAAGCTTTGGTGAAAGCGGCTACCAGCGGCTCGCCCAAATTTTTCTTGGGTACCGACAGCGCGCCACACCCTGCACAGCTCAAAGAACACGCCACAGGCTGCGCAGGTTGCTACACCGCCCACGCGGCCATGCCCATGTATGCCGAAGCGTTTGACAACGCAGGTGCGCTCGACAAACTCGAAGGCTTTGCCAGCTTCCACGGCGCAGACTTCTACGGCCTGCCACGCAACACCGGCACGCTCACGCTGCGCAAAGAGAGCTGGACACCCCCCGAGAGCTTTGCGTTTGGCGAAGCTGATTTGAAGCCTCTGCGCTCTGGCGAGGCCTTGCCTTGGCGCGTGGTTTAAATCCAAAAATTGAAGGCTTTGCAGGTGCTGTTTTAGCCGATATAGATTGGTCTCAACCGTGGTTCTCGCCTTGGCGTGAACTCGGTGAGCCCACTGCACGCCAAGCCCTGCAACAGCA from Limnohabitans curvus carries:
- a CDS encoding amino acid ABC transporter permease; amino-acid sequence: MSALDFSFVEWDIFNKFVLKGMLFSIELTIIATVGGIVFGTILALMRLSGNKVLELPAVIYVNGMRSIPLVMVILWFFLLIPFLIGRSIGAELSATITFVAFEAAYFSEIMRAGIQSIPRGQVMAGQALGMSYSQNMRLIVLPQAFRNMIPVLLTQTIILFQDTSLVYAIGAYDLLKGFVTAGKIYGRVEEVYILAALVYFVICFGLSALVRRLQARIAIIR
- a CDS encoding Bug family tripartite tricarboxylate transporter substrate binding protein, giving the protein MNFNNIFRRRVLQSVVLAVAAASVGSAAFAQAYPNRSIKFIVPYSAGGLPDTVARIYAQRLGDRLGQPVVVDNKPGANGVVAAQAMAASPKDGYTFLVTDGSMFSINPSLYKTISYDYKRDFVPVSLAARAPLYLAVHPKTPANNLRELIALAKAKPGTLTYGSSGIGSTHHLSMEAMKAALSLDITHIPFKGTGQSVPALIGGQVEMLFSALPSLSGFVKSGQVRLVGSNSGKRSAQEPNVPTIAEVIPGFDFAPIVGVLASTGTPQAAMDRISAEMAFVAKQPETIQILSNAGIEAIGGSAIDYARAIADENERLGKAVQAAGIKQQE
- the pyrC gene encoding dihydroorotase, which gives rise to MTQEITITKPDDWHLHVRDGAALNTVVPHTAAEFGRAIIMPNLKPPVTTAAQALAYKQRILAAVPQGVSFEPLMTLYLTDNLPADEIARAKDAGVVAAKLYPAGATTNSDAGVTDMRKTYKTLEAMQKAGMLLLVHGEVTSPDIDLFDREAVFIDTQLIPLRKDFPELKIVFEHITTAEAAHYVADSDKYTGATITAHHLLYNRNAIFTGGIRPHYYCLPVLKRETHRQALVKAATSGSPKFFLGTDSAPHPAQLKEHATGCAGCYTAHAAMPMYAEAFDNAGALDKLEGFASFHGADFYGLPRNTGTLTLRKESWTPPESFAFGEADLKPLRSGEALPWRVV
- a CDS encoding Bug family tripartite tricarboxylate transporter substrate binding protein → MKKFFLRMVVVALSVACPLGSTFAQSYPNKPIQIIVPVAAGGGTDLLARTLGQKVGELLGQSVVIENRLGAGGNIGVEAVTKAKPDGYTLLLSPGTIATNVAVYRKLPYDLLKDLQTVTLVGQTGSVLVVHPSVKANNLREFVDLAKASPGELNYGTAGMGSPQHLHAEFFNQLAGTKTNHIPYKGQSQAMTDLVGGQLAYMFSPVQNALPYIQQGRIRALAMAASQRNPNLPNVPSLAESGYKGVDLANWFAVYAPAGTPPAIVKKLNAAFVQVGNTPEMKAKFEKLGFEPFFTSSESGTDFMRSELVRWARVAAYAGIKAE
- a CDS encoding amino acid ABC transporter substrate-binding protein, whose amino-acid sequence is MKKQFVTLAVSALLAGTAFAQANDTLAKVKAAGSITMGVRDSSGALSYTLGDGKYVGYHVEICQRIIANVEKAAGKKLEVKYTPVTSQNRIPLVENGTVDIECGSTTNNEARQKQVAFAFTTYVEEVRIAVRANSGITSIAQLNGKNVATTTGTTSVQLLRKNERATGVDFKEVFGKDHADSFLLLESGRADAFVMDGQILAGNIANSKAPADFKIVGEVLNVEPIAIMFRKDDPAFKKLADDTIAGLAKSGELAKLYDKWFTQAIPPKNIKLGMPASDANKDAWKNLNDKPVEAYAKK
- a CDS encoding Rieske 2Fe-2S domain-containing protein, encoding MLTPEENDLLCRVEGKAPMGQLMRRHWQAICLLEEVSEPDGKPIRARVLGEDLVVFRDTEGRVGVMDEYCPHRRASLVYGRNENCGLRCLYHGWKMDVAGNVTEMSSEPVASGMANKVKHTAYPTKEWGGFVWAYMGPADTMTEFTPPPWAPTEDVRVSIAKIIIPCNWAQILEGQIDSAHSSSLHSSDMVPARVDGAKATDKNWLRPSTDKAPRMQTQRDAYGFRYAAIRRPIHNAATHDYVRSTVFVAPASALIPPNNLYNVANINTAIDDTHTAFHFIAWGDPASTPETATWRQFLSAQVGVDVDAQFKPVRTVANDFMQDRQAMKAGNFTGIPGIPNQDMAMWVTMGPIADRTHDRLGASDLAIVEFRRQMLEAVQSFMKGEPPIGVGPLRIPSTMCSYQAVVPKEVDWREHEAKPV
- a CDS encoding amino acid ABC transporter ATP-binding protein, whose translation is MIELKNVSKWYGPVQVLNNCSTSIKKGEVVVVCGPSGSGKSTLIKTINALEPFQQGEIFVDGIAVHGKDTNLPKLRSRVGMVFQHFELFPHLSVTENLTIAQQKVLGRSEEEAHAHGLKYLERVGLMAHKDKFPGQLSGGQQQRVAIARALSMDPIVMLFDEPTSALDPEMVGEVLDVMVDLANEGMTMMCVTHEMGFARKVGSRVIFMDVGGKILEDCSKDEFFNHPENRQPRTKEFLNKILAH
- a CDS encoding 4,5-dihydroxyphthalate decarboxylase; the encoded protein is MSRLKLSFACWNYDRTRALMDGTVPVDGIDLNYLNLPVEETFFRMARFQEFDVAEMSLSSYCVTLSKPERPFVALPIFPSRFFRHSCIYVNANSGIHEPKDLIGKRIASPEYQMTAPVWIRGILSDHYGVPVDAQPYLFGGEEESGRIEKMKLQLPPNIQVNPIGPTQTLSKMLHDGELDALYTARMPSSFLKGDGKVKRLFENYVDVERAYYRETGIFPIMHTVVIRREVYEANRWIAQSLTKAFIEAQRRTYDDLYETAALKAMLPWLTAHVEDARREFGDDWWSYGLEKNRKTLETFTRYHHEQGLSPRQLDVAELFAPESLEAFKI
- a CDS encoding class II aldolase/adducin family protein codes for the protein MTTQLLDDLALANHILVNEGVLDGFGHISVRHPNKPDRFFIARSMAPALVEAQDIVEVDLDGNVHDPQGRRTYVERFIHSAIYKARPDVMSVVHSHSPAVIPFGVTGARLRPICHMSGFLGAVTPVYDIRHSAGESTDLLISNQALGESLATVLGQSNVALMRGHGSVTVGNAIQQAVFRAIYTESNARLQSEASRLGEINFLTEAEAKATSDMNDLHLDRPWEMWKRNALKRG
- a CDS encoding amino acid ABC transporter permease, yielding MTLDWQVFLQDDGGGRTYLEWMFDAWGWTLSVAGSAWVVAMVSGCLMGVLRTLPQDTRLNVWLARFANAWVELFRNIPVLVQIFLWYFVLPKIFPAMQQVPGFVLVVLGLGFFTSSRVAEMLRAGIQAMPRGQRYAAMAMGFTTWQTYRYVLLPIAFRTIWPPLTSESMNLLKNSSVAFAVSIAELTMYAMQVQEETSRGIEVYLAVTALYTVSAFAVNRVMAFVERRMQIPGLVVAGNVGGGH